The Brevinematales bacterium genomic interval TATCCAGAGATATGGTCAAGAAAAATCAATATATAACACTCTATGTTTTAGTCTAAAAGGTACATTTACTCCTAACAACAGTATTGAAGTAGGTTTCGAAATACCATACTTTAAAATAGTTGAAACAACTGACAGTGGTATCATTGGTGATATATCTTTATTTTCAAAATTCCTTATGGTGAATGAGATATTTAGTTTAGTTGATAACTTTTTACTTCAGGGTGTTACAGTCTTGAATATATCGCTTGCAACAGGTATTAAGAAAGAAGACGGATACAGGAATATAGGTATACAAAAGGGAATATACTATCCTTTGTCATCAGGTTATGCAGACATAGAAATAGGAACTGCATTTTCATTAATAGGAACAGTATTTGGACTGTCAGGATACTTTTGTTTCACATCAGTATCATCAAAAATAGAACCTCCCTTAGCTTTCAATACTGAAAATGATCATTTTGTATTAGGTTCAACTTTCGAAATATTTATGTTGTACTCCCAAAATTTCACTTTAAAAAGTTTTTCTGAGATCACTTACTACCTACCCATATCAGAAAAATCAAAATACATAAATATATTTCTTGTAGGAAGCGGAATATGGAGTAGAATATACGAAACTGTGGTAGTTAAACTTGGGTACTACAAAAATCTTTCAGCACCCATTGACATTGAAAAACACCTTGACAATATAATACTAGTTGGAATAGGATTTAGATTCTAAAAGTGACATCCTTGTTTTTAATGCCAGTACCATACTTTGAATTACTGATCTTCTGTTTAGAGTATATATATGAACTTTCTTAAAACCATTATCAAAAAGATCATATATTTGCTCTAATGCTATCTCTATACCCAACTTCTCAGATGATTCCGCATCATCAAGATATTTAGAAAAACTATCCACAATGTGCTTAGGTATAGAAGTACCAACTTTTGTAGCAAAAGATGAAATCTGTCTAAAATTTGTTATGGGCATTATTCCGGGAATAATCTCATTTTTTATACTTTTCTTGCGACAAACTTCCATAAAATCATAGAAAAACTTATTATCAAAAAACATCTGAGTTATAGCAAAATCTCCACCACTTTCAAACTTCGATTTAAGATAATCAACTTCTAAAGGTATGTTCTTGTAATCAGGATAACCTTCAGGATAAGCACTAACACATATCCCAAATTCATCTCCAAAATTTTTTCTTATGAATTCAACAAGAATCAAAGCGTTTTTGAAATAAACACAAGATATATCAAAACCAATAGCATCTTTAGGAACATCTCCTCTCAAAGCAAGAATATTTGCAATTCCAATCTTCTTGTAAGAAGATAAGATGTTATATATCTCTTCTTTAGAATGAGTTAAAGACGTCAAATGTGGCATAACAGGTATTTTATAATTTTCCTTGACAAACTTCACAAGTTCATATGTCTGAGATTTCGTTGAGCCACCTGCACCATAAGTTATAGAAACAAAATCAGGATGAAGGTTGCTATAAAAATCAAATGAATTGATAAAATTATCAAATACCTTTTCATCTTTAGGTGGGAAAAACTCAAATGAAATAACGTGATCTCTACTTAACAAAATGTCTTTTATCTTCATAATAGCCTTAAATTATATATCAACACACCTCAAAATACAAAAATTTTTAACAGACAAATTTTTCAAACCCAAAACCGACTAATTGTATTATATACAAACAATATTAGAAAGTAATATTCAAGAGTACTCTCAAAGGCGCAGGCAATAATCCAAATCCAGTTCCTGCTCCTAAACCGGGATTTATTTCAACTCCCAATCCCACATTCCTTACAGGCATGAGGTTCATTTGTAAACTTAATGAACAAAACAGATAGTACCCACTATTACCAGAATATCGAGAAAATCCACTTGAAACCGTTGGAGTTAGTGATACAGAAAAAATCTCACCAAAATAACCTAAACTCGCGAAAATTGAAGGGCCAACTACAAAAACGTTACTACTAGTTGAAACAAAACTAGCAGTTGTTATAAGTATTGAGCCTCCCACGTTCAAGAAAGGAGTATCTCCAGATTTTATCCAGTATCTTACATAAGGATCAAATGAAAGTGAATTATAGCTTCTCTCTTCAAATCTACACACTGACAATCCAATATCAATATCAGGTTGTTTATAAACCCAAGTACTGAATTCTGCCTGTAGAATATTTCCGTACCCTATTGAAGCACCAACATAAACGTTATCTTTGTGATATAGCTGCGACGGTGATGGAACAACCAAAGCTACACACCCTACAAGAAGATTTGCTAAAGTAGCAAACACAAATATCATCACACTTCTCATAGAAACATACCTTCCGGTTTTATAAATTATTACTAAACTAATAGATAATGTAAAGTTCAAAAACTCAAGATATTGATTTACAAAGTTAGTATCCATTATTATTTCTATACAAAAAGGAGGTTTTTATGGCCGTTCATTATACAGAGTTAGGTTTTTACAATACAAGAGTTATGTTTAAACACGCATACCAAAAGGGGTTCGCAGTTCCAGCATACAACTTCAATAACATGGAACAATTGCAAGCAATATTAACAGCGTGTGTATTAACACAGTCACCCGTAATACTCCAAGTTTCAAAAGGAGCAAGACAATATGCAAACCAAACACTCTTACGATATCTAGCAAAAGGAGCAGTAGAATTTGCAAAAGAATTAGCAGCCAAAAACGGGCTTGGTGAAATTCCAATAGCGTTACATCTTGATCATGGTGATTCATTTGAGCTTGCCAAAGATTGTATAGACAACGGGTTTTCATCAGTTATGATAGATGGATCTCATCTACCCTACGAAGAGAATGTAGCATTAACAAAAAAAGTTGTTGATTACGCCCATCAATTTGATGTTACGGTAGAAGGAGAACTGGGAATATTAGCAGGAATAGAAGAACATGTTTCAGCTGAAAAATCAATATATACAGACCCAGACCAAGCAGCAGACTTCGTTGAAAAAACAGGTGTAGATTCATTAGCAATATCAATAGGAACAAGCCATGGAGCTTATAAATTCAAAGTCAAACCTGGTGAGGAAGTACCACCTCTCAGATTAGATATACTAGAGAAGATAAAAGAAAAAATACCAGGATTCCCTATTGTCTTGCATGGTGCTTCATCAGTACCAAAACAGTATGTTGAACTTATAAACAAATACGGTGGTAAAATGGAAGACACTGCAGGAGTAAGAGAAGATCAAATACAAAAAGCTGTACAATCAGCAGTATGTAAAGTTAATGTAGACTCGGATGCTAGACTTG includes:
- a CDS encoding methylenetetrahydrofolate reductase — its product is MKIKDILLSRDHVISFEFFPPKDEKVFDNFINSFDFYSNLHPDFVSITYGAGGSTKSQTYELVKFVKENYKIPVMPHLTSLTHSKEEIYNILSSYKKIGIANILALRGDVPKDAIGFDISCVYFKNALILVEFIRKNFGDEFGICVSAYPEGYPDYKNIPLEVDYLKSKFESGGDFAITQMFFDNKFFYDFMEVCRKKSIKNEIIPGIMPITNFRQISSFATKVGTSIPKHIVDSFSKYLDDAESSEKLGIEIALEQIYDLFDNGFKKVHIYTLNRRSVIQSMVLALKTRMSLLESKSYSN
- a CDS encoding class II fructose-1,6-bisphosphate aldolase, encoding MAVHYTELGFYNTRVMFKHAYQKGFAVPAYNFNNMEQLQAILTACVLTQSPVILQVSKGARQYANQTLLRYLAKGAVEFAKELAAKNGLGEIPIALHLDHGDSFELAKDCIDNGFSSVMIDGSHLPYEENVALTKKVVDYAHQFDVTVEGELGILAGIEEHVSAEKSIYTDPDQAADFVEKTGVDSLAISIGTSHGAYKFKVKPGEEVPPLRLDILEKIKEKIPGFPIVLHGASSVPKQYVELINKYGGKMEDTAGVREDQIQKAVQSAVCKVNVDSDARLVMTAMIRKVFTENPSEFDPRKYLGPAREEMIKLYSYKNEKVLFSAGKAPDIMKELKGQA